One Natrinema longum genomic window carries:
- the argC gene encoding N-acetyl-gamma-glutamyl-phosphate reductase — MAVDAEPGSAESAETVTASVIGGSGFTGGELLRLLAGHPNFDIAEVTSRSKAGKSVGSVHPPLRGTDLRFTEPEDLASVDVLFAATPHGVSMGQIDEFFEVADTVVDLSADFRLENEAQYDEWYDGHEAPEYLEKAEYALPEINRDNLEGAELIAGGGCNATATILGLYPLFEHGILEGGEQIVVDVKVGSSEGGAGGGEASSHPERSGVVRPYAPTGHRHEAEIEQFLDTSVSFTCHAVDMIRGASATNHVFPSGPVSKGDLWKAYRGCYEDEPFVRMAAGGSGVYRYPEPKAVAGTNLAEVGFELDPSNKRIVVFSAIDNMMKGSAGQAVHAANVALGFEETAGLEFTGLHPVGAP; from the coding sequence ATGGCAGTCGACGCCGAACCCGGGTCGGCCGAGAGCGCCGAGACGGTCACCGCGAGCGTCATCGGCGGCTCCGGCTTTACCGGTGGCGAGCTCCTGCGACTGCTCGCCGGCCATCCGAACTTCGATATCGCGGAGGTCACGAGCCGTTCGAAGGCCGGCAAGAGCGTCGGCTCCGTCCACCCGCCGTTGCGGGGGACGGACCTGCGCTTTACCGAACCCGAGGACCTCGCGTCCGTCGACGTCCTGTTCGCGGCGACGCCACACGGCGTTTCGATGGGTCAGATCGACGAGTTCTTCGAAGTCGCGGATACCGTGGTCGACCTCTCGGCGGACTTCCGCCTCGAGAACGAGGCCCAGTACGACGAGTGGTACGACGGCCACGAGGCTCCCGAGTACCTCGAGAAGGCCGAATACGCCCTTCCCGAGATCAATCGCGACAACCTCGAGGGTGCCGAACTCATCGCCGGCGGCGGCTGTAACGCCACCGCGACGATCCTCGGGCTCTACCCGCTGTTCGAACACGGGATCTTGGAGGGCGGCGAGCAGATCGTCGTCGACGTGAAGGTCGGCTCCTCCGAAGGGGGTGCCGGCGGCGGCGAGGCCTCGAGCCACCCCGAGCGCTCGGGCGTCGTCCGCCCCTACGCGCCGACGGGCCACCGCCACGAGGCCGAGATCGAGCAGTTCCTCGACACCTCGGTTTCCTTCACCTGCCACGCCGTAGACATGATCCGCGGTGCCAGCGCGACGAATCACGTCTTCCCCTCGGGCCCCGTCTCGAAGGGCGACCTCTGGAAGGCCTATCGGGGCTGCTACGAGGACGAACCGTTCGTCCGCATGGCCGCCGGCGGCTCCGGCGTGTATCGGTATCCGGAGCCCAAGGCGGTCGCCGGAACGAACCTCGCCGAGGTCGGCTTCGAACTCGACCCCTCGAACAAGCGCATCGTCGTCTTCTCGGCGATCGACAACATGATGAAAGGCTCCGCGGGACAGGCGGTCCACGCCGCCAACGTCGCGCTGGGCTTCGAGGAGACGGCCGGACTCGAGTTTACGGGACTGCACCCCGTGGGGGCACCATGA
- the lysX gene encoding lysine biosynthesis protein LysX, with product MNVGVLYSRIRKDEKLLLSELRERDHEVTKIDVRKQTFDISDAPAAFDGLDIVVDRCLATSRSLYATQFFESYGIPVVNSHETADICADKVKNSLALEKAGVPTPATKVAFTKETAMEAIEEFGYPCVLKPVVGSWGRLMAKIDSESAAEAILEHKATLGHYEHKVFYVQEFVEKPGRDVRVLAIDGEPIAGMVRSSDHWITNAAKGAETDVFEIDDEARTLVRKASDAVGGGLLGVDLMETGDSYTVHEVNHTVEFKALDGAVETDVAGTVVDWLETKAQAADPELEVSA from the coding sequence GTGAACGTCGGCGTACTCTATTCACGGATCCGCAAAGACGAGAAGCTCCTGCTGAGCGAGCTTCGCGAGCGCGATCACGAGGTCACGAAGATCGACGTTCGCAAGCAAACCTTCGACATCTCGGACGCACCCGCGGCGTTCGACGGCCTCGACATCGTCGTCGACCGCTGTCTCGCGACGAGCCGGAGCCTGTATGCCACGCAGTTCTTCGAATCGTACGGGATCCCCGTCGTCAACAGCCACGAGACCGCGGACATCTGCGCCGATAAGGTAAAGAACAGTCTCGCGCTCGAGAAGGCCGGCGTTCCCACGCCCGCCACGAAGGTCGCCTTCACGAAGGAGACGGCCATGGAGGCCATCGAGGAGTTTGGCTATCCCTGCGTCCTCAAACCCGTCGTCGGCTCGTGGGGTCGCCTGATGGCCAAGATCGACTCCGAGTCGGCCGCAGAGGCCATCTTGGAGCACAAGGCGACGCTGGGCCACTACGAGCACAAGGTCTTCTACGTCCAGGAGTTCGTCGAGAAACCCGGCCGCGACGTTCGCGTGCTCGCGATCGACGGCGAACCCATCGCGGGGATGGTCCGGTCGTCCGATCACTGGATCACCAACGCCGCCAAGGGAGCGGAGACGGACGTCTTCGAGATCGACGACGAGGCGAGAACGCTGGTTCGGAAGGCGAGCGACGCCGTCGGCGGCGGGCTCCTCGGTGTGGACCTCATGGAAACCGGCGATTCGTACACGGTCCACGAGGTCAACCACACGGTGGAGTTCAAAGCACTCGACGGCGCAGTCGAGACCGACGTCGCGGGGACCGTCGTCGACTGGCTCGAGACGAAAGCGCAGGCGGCGGATCCGGAACTCGAGGTGAGCGCCTGA
- the lysW gene encoding lysine biosynthesis protein LysW — protein MTECVECGAELSLHDDLEAGEIVDCTTCGAELEVVDTEPPVLERAPELEEDWGE, from the coding sequence ATGACCGAATGCGTCGAGTGTGGGGCCGAACTGTCCCTGCACGACGATCTGGAAGCGGGAGAGATCGTTGACTGTACGACCTGTGGAGCAGAGCTTGAAGTCGTCGACACCGAGCCGCCAGTCCTCGAACGAGCGCCCGAGCTCGAAGAGGACTGGGGTGAGTGA
- the argH gene encoding argininosuccinate lyase has protein sequence MTEESTQDGGERSAGSESASDQRSDGVVRRDRFSGGPARSFLSSLAADERIFVADLEVDRAHTVMLAEQDIVDDDVAGEILTALDAIEVDGHGSLPDGEDVHEAIETAVIDRIGADGGKMHTARSRNDEVAACIRYRLREDVLEAIETTLALRESLVAVAEEQTETIMPGYTHLQPAQPTTVAHWALAYEGAVRRDTERLLAAYDRINESPLGGAAFAGTTFDIDRERTAELLGFDGVVENSMDAASSRDFLLETTQALSTHATTLSGLAEDVIVFANRGFVDLADDYSSTSSIMPQKKNPDTLELVRAVAGDAAGGVQGLTTTLKGLPRAYNRDLQRATTHAWETVDAVTEASEVAAGAVATADWNEETLAAEAGEGFSTATGVADLLAANGLPFRTAHELVAIAAENSAERSSAENASGDEPRATGADYDALEAAAQDVLGESLEAVVDRAAVEDALDPVQSVASRNSQGGPAPEAVETQLESAREALATDADALEELSGPLESAREALRSEVNGYV, from the coding sequence ATGACCGAGGAGAGCACTCAGGATGGCGGCGAGCGGTCCGCCGGATCGGAATCCGCGTCGGATCAGAGGTCCGACGGCGTCGTCCGCCGAGACCGTTTCAGCGGCGGCCCCGCCCGGAGTTTCCTCTCCTCGCTCGCGGCGGACGAACGGATTTTCGTGGCGGATCTCGAGGTCGACCGCGCACACACGGTCATGCTCGCCGAGCAGGACATCGTCGACGACGACGTGGCCGGTGAGATCCTCACGGCGCTGGACGCGATCGAGGTCGACGGCCACGGCTCGTTGCCGGACGGCGAGGACGTCCACGAGGCCATCGAGACGGCCGTCATCGACCGCATCGGCGCGGACGGCGGCAAGATGCACACCGCGCGCTCGCGCAACGACGAGGTCGCGGCCTGTATCCGCTATCGCCTGCGCGAGGACGTCCTCGAGGCCATCGAGACGACGCTCGCGCTTCGCGAGTCGCTGGTGGCCGTCGCCGAGGAACAGACGGAGACGATCATGCCCGGCTATACTCACCTCCAGCCCGCCCAGCCGACCACCGTGGCTCACTGGGCGCTGGCCTACGAGGGGGCCGTCCGCCGCGACACCGAACGACTGCTCGCGGCCTACGACCGGATCAACGAGTCGCCGCTGGGCGGGGCCGCGTTCGCGGGAACGACGTTCGATATCGACCGCGAGCGTACGGCCGAGCTGTTGGGCTTCGACGGTGTCGTGGAGAACTCGATGGACGCCGCCTCGAGTCGGGACTTCCTGCTCGAGACGACGCAGGCGCTGTCGACACACGCGACGACGCTGTCGGGACTGGCCGAGGACGTGATCGTCTTCGCGAACCGCGGCTTCGTCGATCTGGCGGACGACTACTCCTCGACGTCGTCGATCATGCCCCAGAAGAAGAACCCGGATACGCTGGAACTCGTCCGTGCGGTCGCGGGCGACGCGGCCGGCGGCGTCCAGGGGCTGACGACGACACTGAAGGGACTGCCACGCGCGTACAACCGCGATCTGCAGCGGGCGACGACCCACGCCTGGGAGACCGTCGACGCCGTGACTGAAGCGAGCGAGGTCGCGGCGGGCGCGGTGGCGACGGCCGACTGGAACGAGGAGACGCTGGCCGCGGAAGCCGGCGAGGGGTTCTCGACGGCGACCGGCGTCGCGGACCTGCTGGCAGCCAACGGGCTGCCGTTCCGGACCGCACACGAACTGGTCGCGATCGCCGCCGAGAATAGCGCGGAACGCAGTTCCGCGGAGAACGCGAGCGGTGACGAACCGCGAGCGACCGGTGCGGACTACGACGCCCTCGAGGCCGCGGCACAGGACGTCCTCGGCGAGTCGCTCGAGGCCGTCGTCGATCGCGCAGCCGTCGAAGACGCGCTCGACCCGGTCCAGAGCGTTGCGAGCCGGAACTCCCAGGGCGGGCCAGCCCCCGAGGCGGTCGAGACCCAACTCGAGTCGGCCCGCGAGGCACTCGCGACCGACGCGGACGCGCTCGAGGAGCTGAGCGGCCCGCTCGAGTCGGCTCGCGAGGCGCTCCGGTCGGAGGTGAACGGGTATGTCTGA
- a CDS encoding argininosuccinate synthase: MTRVALAFSGGLDTTVCVPLLEEEYGYDDVIGVTVDVGQPAEEFDEAEETAEALGLEHYVVDARAEFAQLCLESVRANATYQGYPLGTALARPVIAEAILKVAEEQDCTGIAHGCTGKGNDQLRFEAVWRSSDLEVIAPVRELGLTREWEQEYAAERDLPVEGGSGGDWSIDTNIWSRSVEGDDLEDPNYVPPTDIYAWTEDPTDETEEIEISFENGYPVAVDGEEYEPVALIEHLNDLAGSYGVGRTDMMEDRMLGLKVRENYEHPGATTLLNAHEALEGLVLTQEERQFKNQIDQQWSQKAYEGLIDAPLVSALEGFIDETQKRVTGTVTIRFEGGQARPVARDSKFAAYSAEHASFDTETVGEIKQEDATGVAKYHGFQRRLANEAIAANTAEDDE, translated from the coding sequence ATGACCCGCGTGGCACTTGCGTTTTCGGGGGGCCTGGACACGACCGTCTGTGTCCCGCTGCTCGAGGAGGAATACGGATACGACGACGTGATCGGCGTTACCGTCGACGTCGGCCAGCCGGCCGAAGAGTTCGACGAAGCCGAGGAAACCGCCGAGGCGCTCGGCCTCGAACACTACGTCGTCGACGCGCGAGCGGAATTCGCGCAACTCTGTCTCGAGAGCGTTCGCGCGAACGCGACCTATCAGGGCTACCCGCTGGGAACGGCGCTCGCCCGTCCCGTGATCGCGGAAGCGATCCTGAAGGTCGCCGAGGAACAGGACTGTACAGGTATCGCCCACGGCTGTACGGGCAAGGGCAACGACCAGCTCCGTTTCGAGGCCGTCTGGCGAAGCTCGGATCTGGAAGTCATCGCCCCCGTGCGCGAACTCGGTCTCACCCGCGAGTGGGAACAGGAGTACGCCGCCGAGCGAGATCTGCCCGTCGAGGGCGGCAGCGGCGGCGACTGGTCGATCGACACCAACATCTGGAGCCGCTCGGTCGAGGGCGACGACCTCGAGGACCCCAACTACGTCCCGCCGACGGATATCTACGCGTGGACCGAGGATCCCACCGACGAGACCGAGGAGATCGAAATCTCCTTCGAGAACGGCTACCCCGTCGCCGTCGACGGCGAGGAGTACGAGCCGGTCGCACTCATCGAACACCTCAACGACCTCGCCGGGAGCTACGGCGTCGGCCGCACCGACATGATGGAAGACCGCATGCTCGGACTGAAGGTCCGCGAGAACTACGAACACCCCGGCGCGACGACGCTGCTCAACGCCCACGAGGCCCTCGAGGGGCTCGTCCTCACCCAGGAGGAGCGTCAGTTCAAGAACCAGATCGACCAGCAGTGGTCCCAGAAGGCCTACGAGGGCCTGATCGACGCGCCGCTCGTGAGCGCGCTCGAGGGCTTCATCGACGAGACCCAGAAGCGCGTGACCGGCACGGTCACGATCCGCTTCGAGGGCGGGCAGGCGCGTCCGGTCGCTCGCGACAGCAAGTTCGCGGCCTACTCCGCGGAACACGCCTCCTTCGACACCGAGACCGTCGGGGAGATCAAACAGGAGGACGCGACCGGCGTCGCGAAGTACCACGGCTTCCAGCGCCGCCTCGCGAACGAGGCGATCGCTGCGAACACCGCGGAAGACGACGAGTAA
- a CDS encoding helix-turn-helix transcriptional regulator, protein MDVWGLRALVCVLVVVGCSVAFVTAPGVAGADAGTQSAAFQEEGDRSLELEDADRIHIDVFIAENGTANVVVDYQFHLDDGNSSPAEWERLREDIESNPETYTAAERAKWNETLAEGENRTDREMNLSNVSISTETNSAPREVGHAVVTFQWSNFALVVWKQIEAGAALAGLTLDDGTELQFHWPEGYTVYQNGGERQIDPPPSEPLDGSAIWRGESTSFTENQPRITLVESGNTTSESEPTDQGPAMPWTIVVLALALLATVGTVGWLVGRNRTDTASDDGSGPPQRTDGATATQSDSPGGPPPELLSNEERVLRLLEEHGGRIKQQAVVSELEWTEAKTSQVVGELRENDEIEVFRIGRENVLALPDEE, encoded by the coding sequence ATGGACGTATGGGGGCTGCGAGCACTGGTTTGCGTGCTCGTAGTGGTGGGCTGTTCGGTCGCGTTCGTCACGGCACCCGGCGTGGCCGGGGCGGACGCCGGTACTCAGTCGGCAGCCTTCCAGGAGGAGGGGGACCGATCGCTGGAACTCGAGGACGCCGATCGAATTCACATCGACGTCTTCATCGCCGAGAACGGCACTGCGAACGTGGTCGTCGATTATCAGTTCCATCTCGACGACGGAAACAGTTCCCCGGCGGAGTGGGAGCGGCTCCGGGAGGACATCGAATCGAATCCGGAGACGTACACTGCTGCCGAGCGGGCGAAGTGGAACGAAACCCTCGCCGAGGGCGAAAATCGGACGGATCGGGAGATGAATCTCTCGAACGTCTCGATCAGCACGGAAACGAATTCCGCGCCACGGGAGGTCGGCCACGCAGTCGTCACGTTCCAGTGGTCTAACTTCGCGCTCGTCGTGTGGAAACAGATAGAGGCGGGAGCCGCGCTCGCCGGGCTGACGCTCGACGACGGGACGGAGTTACAGTTCCACTGGCCGGAGGGGTATACCGTCTATCAGAACGGGGGCGAACGGCAGATCGACCCACCGCCGAGCGAGCCACTCGACGGCTCGGCCATCTGGCGGGGTGAGTCGACGTCGTTTACCGAGAATCAGCCACGGATCACCTTAGTCGAGAGCGGAAACACGACTTCGGAGTCGGAGCCGACCGACCAGGGTCCGGCGATGCCGTGGACGATCGTCGTGCTGGCGCTTGCGCTGCTCGCGACCGTCGGCACGGTCGGCTGGCTGGTCGGCCGCAATCGTACAGACACCGCAAGCGACGACGGCTCCGGACCCCCACAACGGACCGACGGCGCAACTGCCACCCAGTCGGATTCGCCCGGCGGTCCACCCCCGGAACTACTGAGCAACGAGGAGCGGGTGCTGCGTCTGCTCGAGGAACACGGCGGCCGGATCAAACAACAGGCAGTCGTCTCGGAACTCGAGTGGACCGAGGCCAAGACCAGTCAGGTCGTCGGTGAACTGCGTGAAAACGACGAGATCGAAGTGTTCCGGATCGGGCGGGAGAACGTCCTGGCGTTGCCCGACGAGGAGTAG
- a CDS encoding DUF7554 family protein: MIDTRATLEVETLLKIVLGLVAVLIVLEILEAVIGSIAVLLGPFFVLVQLAIAVLIVLWLLDRL, from the coding sequence ATGATCGACACGCGCGCCACACTCGAGGTCGAAACGCTGCTGAAGATCGTCCTCGGATTGGTCGCCGTTCTGATCGTCCTCGAAATCCTCGAGGCCGTGATCGGTAGTATCGCTGTCTTGCTCGGTCCGTTCTTCGTTCTCGTCCAGCTCGCGATCGCCGTGCTGATCGTCCTCTGGTTGCTCGATCGCCTCTAA
- a CDS encoding 2'-5' RNA ligase family protein: MYSVNVPVPGRVRQLANRLHPDLIGFETVREDHSCLLKRLGDVDHVSQLQHRTHRALEGVSAVDAEITGIDYFDDPPLGSTPVVYLAVESPGLEAIHADLTESFETVAGLEGDDYVPHVTLARGGDFEAATRLAEREIEPIRWTVSELEFWDGTDKLPVSRVSLSA; this comes from the coding sequence GTGTACAGCGTCAACGTTCCGGTCCCCGGTCGCGTTCGCCAGCTCGCGAACCGGCTCCACCCCGACCTGATCGGGTTCGAGACCGTCCGCGAGGACCACTCGTGTCTGCTCAAGCGACTCGGGGACGTCGACCACGTCTCACAACTGCAACACCGCACCCACCGCGCGCTCGAGGGCGTTTCCGCCGTCGACGCCGAGATCACGGGAATCGACTACTTCGACGACCCCCCGCTTGGCTCCACGCCGGTCGTCTATCTCGCCGTCGAGAGTCCCGGACTCGAGGCGATCCACGCCGACCTCACCGAATCCTTCGAGACCGTCGCGGGACTCGAGGGTGACGATTACGTCCCCCACGTCACGCTGGCTCGGGGCGGCGATTTCGAGGCCGCAACACGGCTGGCCGAGCGCGAGATCGAACCGATCCGGTGGACGGTGAGCGAACTCGAGTTCTGGGATGGCACGGACAAGTTGCCGGTGAGTCGGGTCTCGCTGTCGGCCTGA
- a CDS encoding nuclear transport factor 2 family protein, with the protein MDAVALVRRYYDALDDHDYDALEELLKPEFVQHRPDRTFADREAFVAFMRDERPNPATSHELESVIAGDGRVAVRGRVIEDETVLFEFADFFDIGDGRLRRLETYSR; encoded by the coding sequence ATGGACGCCGTCGCCCTCGTCCGGCGATACTACGACGCGCTCGACGACCACGACTACGACGCACTCGAGGAGCTCCTCAAGCCCGAGTTCGTCCAGCATCGCCCCGATCGGACGTTCGCGGACCGCGAGGCGTTCGTCGCGTTCATGCGCGACGAGCGGCCGAACCCGGCGACGAGCCACGAACTCGAGTCGGTAATCGCCGGGGACGGTCGCGTCGCGGTTCGCGGCCGAGTGATCGAGGACGAAACGGTGCTGTTCGAATTCGCCGATTTCTTCGACATCGGCGACGGACGACTTCGTCGCCTCGAGACGTACTCGCGGTGA
- a CDS encoding redoxin domain-containing protein, with product MLETGATAPTFDGPAAIDGEVRQVTFEELIGGSGVTVLLFYPADFSPSCTEELCSLRDFDLVGLQNDVSIVGVSTDTAFTHREFADRHDLGFPLVSDGDGSIAASYGVLEDELFGGHRQLARRTVFVLDEQRTVHYVWSNEDPLRQPDLEAIRAAIEGISDDDAAVERYRVATTHYREGSEEYERARDAFAGEDWVTAADAFDAAVEPLTAALEAFDAARRYADDDAVARAAERANERATDRRNAAKWYAMAADHYARGDETAAEEPRADADRAHARATDGEDLPAPDDLTDGRDVPEQ from the coding sequence ATGCTCGAGACGGGAGCGACTGCACCGACGTTCGACGGGCCCGCAGCGATCGACGGCGAGGTTCGTCAGGTCACGTTCGAGGAACTGATCGGGGGCAGCGGGGTCACCGTGCTCCTCTTTTATCCGGCCGATTTCAGCCCGAGTTGTACCGAGGAACTCTGTTCGCTTCGCGACTTCGACCTGGTCGGGTTGCAAAACGACGTCTCCATCGTCGGCGTCTCGACGGATACCGCGTTCACTCACCGGGAGTTCGCGGACCGACACGACCTCGGCTTTCCGCTCGTTTCGGACGGCGACGGCTCGATCGCGGCGTCCTACGGCGTCCTCGAGGACGAACTGTTCGGCGGGCATCGACAGCTCGCCAGGCGAACGGTGTTCGTCCTCGACGAGCAACGAACGGTCCACTACGTCTGGTCGAACGAGGACCCGTTACGGCAGCCGGACCTCGAGGCGATCCGCGCGGCGATCGAGGGGATCTCGGACGACGATGCAGCCGTCGAGCGCTACCGAGTCGCAACCACCCACTACCGCGAGGGTAGCGAGGAGTACGAACGGGCCCGGGACGCGTTCGCCGGCGAGGACTGGGTGACCGCCGCCGACGCGTTCGACGCCGCAGTCGAACCGCTTACCGCTGCCCTCGAGGCCTTCGACGCCGCCAGACGATACGCCGACGACGACGCGGTAGCCCGAGCGGCGGAACGCGCGAACGAGCGTGCAACGGACCGACGGAACGCGGCGAAGTGGTACGCGATGGCGGCCGACCACTACGCGCGGGGCGACGAGACCGCGGCCGAAGAACCCCGCGCGGACGCAGATCGCGCCCACGCGAGAGCCACCGACGGCGAGGACCTGCCCGCTCCGGACGACCTCACCGACGGCCGGGACGTGCCGGAACAGTAA
- a CDS encoding DUF367 family protein produces MECHVYYEGDDDPEKCTARRLEKFDKAILHRSMGQVPYGVVLNPHAEQALSPADLAEGLGTLVALDCSWESAEAASFEMRGVHRALPFLVAANPINYGRPFRLTTVEALAAAACLFDEWELAADLLEPFRWGETFLTLNEEPLTRYSECADSSEVVAVQDDYLADEE; encoded by the coding sequence GTGGAGTGTCACGTCTACTACGAGGGCGACGACGACCCCGAGAAGTGTACCGCGCGTCGCCTCGAGAAGTTCGACAAAGCCATCCTCCATCGGTCGATGGGACAGGTACCCTACGGGGTCGTGTTGAACCCCCACGCCGAGCAGGCGCTCTCGCCGGCCGATCTCGCCGAGGGACTCGGAACGCTGGTCGCCCTCGATTGCTCGTGGGAGTCCGCCGAAGCGGCGTCGTTCGAGATGCGTGGCGTCCATCGGGCACTTCCCTTCCTCGTCGCCGCCAACCCGATCAATTACGGCCGTCCGTTCCGGCTGACCACCGTCGAAGCGCTCGCCGCCGCGGCCTGTCTCTTCGACGAGTGGGAACTGGCGGCGGACCTGCTCGAGCCGTTCCGCTGGGGCGAGACGTTCCTGACGCTCAACGAGGAGCCACTGACCCGGTACAGCGAGTGTGCTGACTCGAGCGAGGTCGTCGCGGTCCAAGACGACTACTTGGCCGACGAGGAGTGA
- a CDS encoding 50S ribosomal protein L40e — MASFDAAEKRMLEKMICMRCNARNSKRATRCRKCGYTKLRPKAKEPRAA; from the coding sequence ATGGCCAGTTTCGACGCCGCTGAGAAACGGATGCTCGAGAAGATGATCTGCATGCGCTGTAACGCTCGCAACTCCAAGCGAGCGACCCGCTGTCGCAAGTGCGGGTACACGAAGCTCCGTCCCAAAGCCAAAGAGCCCCGCGCCGCATAA